From the genome of Flavobacterium ovatum, one region includes:
- the moaA gene encoding GTP 3',8-cyclase MoaA yields MVPNKFMQDTHGREHNYLRISITEHCNLRCTYCMPAEGISLTPKPHLMTADEIVTIAQTFVNLGVTKIRLTGGEPLVRKDAKDVIARLGKLGVELTITTNGILVHDFIGTFKEAGITGLNVSIDSLVKEKFNLITRRNYFDQFWKNLNLLDEQNFKLRLNVVVMKGFNDNEILDFIELTKDRNIMIRFIEFMPFDGNKWNKDKLVSYAEIMNQTNDKYGITKVERLVDKPNDTAKNHKISGYKGSFSVISSVTNPFCSTCNRIRLTADGKLKNCLFSNTETSLLETLRAGDSIEPLIAQNIKSKHAMRGGMDDDAKFQNPDLFSKNRSMIKIGG; encoded by the coding sequence ATGGTGCCTAACAAATTCATGCAGGACACGCACGGTCGCGAGCACAACTACTTGCGCATTTCAATTACAGAACATTGTAATTTGAGGTGTACGTATTGTATGCCTGCTGAAGGGATTTCGTTGACGCCAAAACCACACTTGATGACGGCAGACGAGATTGTGACCATTGCACAAACGTTTGTCAATTTGGGTGTAACCAAAATTAGGTTGACAGGTGGCGAGCCATTGGTTAGGAAAGATGCCAAAGATGTTATTGCTCGTTTGGGGAAATTGGGTGTTGAATTGACTATAACCACTAACGGAATTCTAGTTCACGATTTTATTGGTACCTTCAAAGAGGCTGGAATTACGGGACTGAATGTGAGTATTGATAGTTTGGTAAAAGAGAAGTTTAACCTGATCACGCGTCGGAATTATTTCGACCAGTTTTGGAAGAATCTAAATTTGCTAGATGAACAAAATTTTAAATTGAGACTGAATGTCGTGGTCATGAAAGGATTTAACGATAACGAAATTTTAGATTTTATCGAATTAACCAAAGACCGAAATATCATGATTCGGTTTATCGAATTCATGCCTTTTGATGGGAATAAATGGAATAAAGACAAATTGGTTTCTTATGCCGAAATCATGAATCAAACCAATGATAAATATGGAATAACCAAGGTCGAAAGGTTGGTTGATAAACCCAACGACACAGCCAAAAATCATAAAATTTCGGGTTATAAAGGAAGTTTTTCGGTGATTAGTTCGGTAACGAATCCTTTTTGTAGTACGTGCAACCGCATCAGGTTAACGGCAGACGGAAAATTAAAAAATTGTTTGTTTTCGAATACTGAAACTTCGCTGCTCGAAACCTTGAGAGCAGGAGATTCTATAGAACCTTTGATTGCTCAAAACATAAAATCCAAACATGCCATGCGTGGTGGGATGGATGATGATGCCAAATTTCAAAACCCAGATTTGTTTTCGAAAAATAGAAGTATGATTAAAATTGGGGGATAA
- a CDS encoding IS1182 family transposase: MLVQQQQIQFSEHSSLYDLIIPKDNLLRKINELIDFSFITDELIHTYCVNNGRMAESPIRMFKYLLLKTIYTVSDVDVVDRSRFDMSFKYFLDMTPEADVINPSSLTKFRKLRLKDTDLLNLLINKTVALAIEKGVIRSKSIIVDATHTLSRSNPFLAIDVLREHSKQLRKVVYSFDEQWKERMPEKNNENDLEKELAYSKELEKRLEEDPSVSLIPAVKEKLNLLKETIEDTQENLILSKDTDAKTGHKSAESSFFGYKTHLAMTEERIITAAVVTSGEKGDGPELPKLLEISQENGIEVDTIIGDGAYSGKENLKITSEQNIKVVARLNPSITQGFRKDEDKFDYNKDADRFVCPAGHMAIRKARGGTKDIGENQVDTYYFDVEKCKSCPLTEGCYKEGAKTKTYSVSIKSDLHQEQISFQETDYYKEKAKHRYKIEAKNSELKNAHGFDRAISYGINNMQMQGAMAIFTVNLKRIIKLM; encoded by the coding sequence ATGTTAGTTCAGCAACAACAAATTCAGTTCAGCGAGCATTCCTCGTTATATGATTTAATCATTCCTAAAGATAATCTTCTTCGAAAAATCAATGAATTAATTGATTTTTCATTTATCACCGATGAACTTATACATACCTATTGTGTAAATAATGGTCGTATGGCAGAAAGTCCTATTCGTATGTTCAAATATCTACTTTTGAAAACGATTTATACGGTCTCGGATGTTGATGTTGTTGATCGCTCTCGTTTTGACATGTCCTTTAAATATTTTTTGGATATGACACCCGAAGCCGATGTTATCAACCCAAGTTCATTGACAAAATTTAGAAAACTCCGCTTAAAAGACACCGATTTATTGAATTTATTGATTAACAAAACGGTAGCCTTAGCCATTGAAAAAGGTGTTATTCGTTCTAAATCTATAATAGTTGATGCCACACATACTTTATCAAGGTCAAATCCATTTTTAGCTATAGACGTACTGAGAGAACATTCCAAACAACTTCGTAAAGTGGTTTATTCATTTGATGAACAATGGAAAGAACGTATGCCAGAGAAGAACAACGAGAATGATTTAGAAAAGGAGTTGGCTTATAGCAAAGAGTTAGAGAAAAGACTAGAAGAAGATCCTTCGGTGAGTTTGATACCGGCCGTAAAAGAAAAACTCAACTTGCTAAAAGAAACCATCGAAGATACACAAGAAAATTTAATTTTATCAAAAGATACCGATGCCAAAACTGGGCATAAATCTGCCGAGAGTTCTTTCTTTGGCTACAAGACTCATTTAGCTATGACCGAAGAGCGCATCATAACAGCAGCCGTAGTAACATCGGGAGAAAAAGGAGATGGACCGGAGTTGCCAAAACTCTTAGAAATTAGTCAAGAAAATGGAATTGAGGTAGATACTATTATTGGCGATGGTGCCTATTCGGGGAAAGAAAATCTTAAAATCACAAGTGAGCAAAATATTAAAGTAGTGGCCAGACTAAACCCATCCATAACACAAGGATTTAGAAAAGACGAGGATAAATTTGATTACAATAAAGATGCCGATAGGTTTGTATGTCCTGCGGGTCATATGGCAATACGAAAAGCACGAGGTGGAACCAAAGATATCGGGGAAAATCAAGTCGACACTTACTATTTTGATGTTGAAAAATGTAAATCATGTCCTTTAACAGAAGGCTGTTATAAAGAGGGAGCAAAAACAAAAACATATTCGGTATCCATAAAATCAGATTTACATCAAGAGCAAATATCCTTTCAAGAAACAGACTATTACAAAGAAAAAGCAAAGCACCGATACAAAATAGAAGCGAAGAATAGTGAGTTAAAAAATGCACATGGTTTTGACAGAGCGATATCTTATGGCATAAACAATATGCAAATGCAAGGAGCAATGGCTATTTTTACAGTAAATTTAAAAAGAATCATAAAACTAATGTAG
- a CDS encoding TonB-dependent receptor: MKNFILLLVALGNFTVLFAQNNFKAILKNSETNQILIGVTAVIQNTNLGGITDGNGNIEIKNIPDGQQTILFTFVGYEPKTKQLTFPLNSDAIVAVFLESEGEELDDVVITSTRSSRTISNIPTRVETIAGEELDEKGNMKPGDIRMLLNESTGIQTQQTSATSYNSSIRIQGLDGKYTQIIRDGFPLYSGFSGGLSLMQIAPLDLKQVEVIKGASSTLYGGGAIAGLVNLVSKTPQEERELNFILNGTSALGLDVSGFYSQKFNKVGTTVFASYNHGTAYDPADIGLTAIPKFNRFTINPKLYLYFNEKTTLHLGFNNVIENRIGGDIEYIKGNGDANHSYFEENKTNRFSTQLGFDRIIDEQTKFTFKNSFSFYDRNITVPNYEFSGKQFSSFVEANYNVNTDKTEWIGGLNLWTDQFTQEKIASTNAVDYKHTTIGAFVQNTWNPKENIALETGLRLDYQNEYGVFLLPRISALYTISPKLSARIGGGLGYKTPTVFTEDAERIQFQNVLPIATNTTEAEKSIGGNFDLNYKTHLTDQLSLSINSLFFYTKVNKPLVLVQNSDNNYEFQQPDGNIDTKGIETNIKLSYQDFKLFIGYTLADVNEHYNGNTTTFPLVAKHRLNNVLMYEIEDKLKIGLEAYYFSPQKLNDGSTGKQYWLGGFMIEKLWEHFSIFINFENITDTRQTKFDNIYSGTITNPTFRDIYAPVDGFVVNGGLKIKL, translated from the coding sequence ATGAAAAATTTTATCTTGCTGTTGGTTGCTTTAGGCAACTTTACAGTTTTATTTGCGCAGAATAACTTCAAAGCTATTCTAAAAAATAGTGAAACCAATCAAATCCTAATTGGTGTAACAGCCGTTATTCAAAACACCAACCTAGGTGGAATCACAGATGGAAATGGAAACATCGAAATCAAAAATATTCCTGACGGGCAACAAACCATTCTATTTACATTTGTTGGTTATGAACCCAAGACGAAACAACTAACTTTTCCTTTGAATTCCGACGCTATCGTAGCCGTATTTCTCGAAAGTGAAGGCGAAGAATTAGACGACGTCGTTATTACAAGTACGCGTAGTAGTCGCACCATTTCCAATATTCCTACCCGAGTAGAAACGATTGCAGGCGAAGAATTAGACGAAAAAGGCAATATGAAACCTGGCGACATTAGAATGTTGCTTAACGAAAGTACAGGAATTCAAACCCAACAAACTTCGGCAACGAGTTACAACTCCTCGATTCGAATACAAGGATTAGATGGTAAATACACGCAAATTATTCGAGACGGTTTCCCTTTGTATTCTGGGTTTTCTGGCGGTTTAAGCTTGATGCAAATTGCCCCTTTAGATTTAAAACAAGTCGAAGTGATCAAAGGTGCATCGTCAACGCTTTATGGTGGAGGAGCGATTGCAGGATTAGTAAATTTAGTTTCGAAAACGCCACAGGAAGAAAGGGAATTAAACTTTATCCTGAACGGGACTTCAGCATTGGGATTGGATGTCAGCGGTTTTTATTCGCAGAAATTTAACAAAGTAGGTACGACCGTATTTGCTTCTTATAACCACGGAACGGCATATGATCCAGCTGACATTGGATTAACAGCAATACCAAAGTTTAACCGCTTTACGATCAACCCCAAATTGTATTTGTATTTCAATGAAAAGACAACTTTACATTTAGGTTTTAACAATGTCATAGAAAACCGAATTGGTGGTGATATAGAATATATTAAAGGAAATGGAGACGCAAACCATTCGTATTTTGAAGAGAACAAAACCAACCGATTTAGTACCCAATTGGGTTTTGATCGAATAATTGATGAGCAAACTAAATTCACGTTCAAAAATAGTTTTAGTTTCTATGACCGTAATATTACCGTTCCCAATTATGAATTTTCAGGTAAACAGTTCTCCTCATTTGTTGAAGCCAATTATAACGTAAACACTGATAAAACGGAATGGATTGGTGGACTAAATCTTTGGACTGACCAATTTACACAAGAGAAAATAGCCTCGACAAATGCAGTGGATTACAAACATACTACTATTGGAGCTTTTGTTCAAAACACTTGGAACCCTAAAGAAAATATCGCTCTAGAAACAGGATTACGTTTGGATTACCAAAATGAATATGGGGTTTTTCTATTGCCTCGAATATCAGCTTTGTACACCATTAGCCCAAAACTGAGTGCTCGAATTGGTGGAGGATTAGGATACAAAACACCAACCGTATTTACCGAAGATGCAGAAAGGATTCAGTTTCAAAATGTATTACCCATTGCAACCAACACCACCGAAGCGGAAAAATCAATTGGAGGGAATTTTGATTTAAACTACAAAACGCATCTTACCGACCAATTGTCATTAAGTATCAACAGTTTGTTTTTCTATACCAAGGTCAACAAGCCTTTAGTTTTAGTACAAAATAGTGATAACAATTATGAATTTCAACAACCAGACGGAAATATTGACACCAAAGGAATTGAAACTAATATCAAACTATCTTACCAAGATTTTAAACTTTTTATCGGATACACTTTAGCAGACGTAAATGAACATTACAATGGCAATACCACTACTTTTCCATTGGTTGCCAAACACCGTCTCAACAATGTTTTGATGTATGAAATTGAAGATAAACTGAAAATTGGTTTGGAAGCGTATTATTTTAGTCCACAAAAACTTAACGATGGATCAACTGGTAAGCAGTATTGGCTAGGCGGATTTATGATTGAAAAACTTTGGGAACATTTCTCCATTTTTATCAATTTCGAAAATATAACTGATACTCGCCAAACTAAGTTTGACAACATTTATTCAGGAACCATTACTAATCCCACTTTCAGGGACATTTATGCTCCTGTGGATGGTTTTGTAGTGAATGGTGGTTTGAAGATTAAATTGTAA
- a CDS encoding T9SS type A sorting domain-containing protein: MKKILHSKTILVALLLITSLYGFSQNFYPGTLNQTAWDGLISQISSRRATLSSQVTQLQTANLESRYAQGTIVTADEFVVYATRDRANATVLQAKYIGTGYLGFHNNFKAQLPKEGITVADFSIFDPFQILYDCVKILDNAITEANKQINGTIILPQVLAYSTTTYPTLDTNSSYYKKDGKVIFPSTMWSMQSESDLMKTIGYLGSSFLSPQTTNSPNAVFTSGQLSSQVNLVSTNVSNGQTPVQVQITHNPLAGWMTTASNDPNSPHYKIADYKRAFAAYDIDYPVIADNTANNWNKNMLQSYIPSIKSAAGSSPLIYVLSNEPHWDLISNSGSDDASKGLSPYTRTAFAEYLTTEYVTIANLNTVYNATYSTFDQLKTVPTQTSTTSPLALFTENQRNLQGTPIWYDWLRFNQNRATKWHSNLKQYTLESDPTAKVSIKIIGNEVEAPDRDSGIDLEASGDLMDIISFDSQITPNKTHGRNARFYRDWWLGRYITEWREQAINIDFFKSLYPNKPIFDSEWHGVSSNAWHNFTLDKGFVHSGLWHGFTTGLGVVNAWWWYREDGTNGSIKGDLEGKTNTVGNTMSSPQHQPIAFEDFGKAMKEINALSETVATLSPTKRDFLIYYSNEAALQDFDYIQQMAQIYEALKLMNVKVGFTTQNKINSLNYTPKAIIIPPTLFIKTSSITALNTFKSNNSTVGILEIKRTGTTNFIKDEKGTSNTSRSTSFATKSFTYDGSFTYLGTNTTPDAGQITTNSGNANTILNTLITSLRTNLTIPTPVIDFKIQVVGSTTESFGVLASQGNTPDGKAVVSLINMSLIDQQIKLPTSGVAYSNMIDGTTVSETIVMKPYDVLLVKSGVTLATKTFTEVINKPYKIYPNPTKDVVTIENIIAGEYTIYNTLGQKVKSATTNNISITIPLGDLNSGVYFISIPNTENKKVFEKIIISK, translated from the coding sequence ATGAAAAAAATTTTACATTCAAAAACGATACTCGTAGCCCTGCTATTAATTACGTCCTTATATGGTTTTTCGCAAAATTTCTATCCCGGAACGCTAAACCAAACAGCATGGGATGGATTAATTTCTCAAATTAGCAGTAGAAGAGCAACCCTTTCTAGTCAGGTTACACAATTACAAACCGCCAATTTAGAATCAAGATACGCACAAGGAACTATCGTTACAGCAGATGAATTTGTTGTCTATGCGACAAGAGATAGAGCTAATGCAACTGTATTGCAAGCAAAGTATATTGGAACTGGATACCTTGGGTTTCATAATAATTTTAAAGCACAATTACCAAAAGAAGGAATAACAGTAGCTGATTTTTCTATATTTGACCCTTTTCAAATACTGTATGACTGTGTGAAAATTTTAGACAATGCCATTACTGAGGCTAACAAACAAATAAACGGAACTATAATCCTTCCACAAGTACTTGCTTATTCTACAACGACATACCCCACGCTTGACACCAATTCTAGTTATTATAAAAAAGACGGAAAAGTAATTTTTCCAAGTACGATGTGGAGTATGCAATCTGAATCAGATTTAATGAAAACAATAGGCTACTTAGGGTCTAGTTTTTTGTCGCCACAAACCACTAATTCTCCTAACGCAGTTTTCACTTCTGGCCAACTTTCAAGTCAAGTAAACTTAGTTTCGACAAATGTATCTAACGGACAAACTCCAGTACAGGTTCAAATTACTCACAACCCACTGGCAGGATGGATGACCACAGCATCCAATGATCCAAACTCTCCGCACTACAAAATTGCAGATTACAAAAGAGCATTTGCAGCTTATGACATTGACTATCCAGTAATTGCAGACAACACTGCTAATAACTGGAATAAAAATATGCTACAATCCTACATACCAAGTATAAAATCAGCCGCAGGTTCTAGTCCGCTTATCTATGTATTATCTAATGAACCACATTGGGATTTAATATCAAATTCAGGGTCAGATGATGCCTCAAAGGGATTATCCCCTTATACAAGAACAGCATTTGCCGAGTATTTAACAACAGAATACGTCACCATTGCTAATTTAAACACAGTTTACAATGCTACCTACAGTACCTTTGACCAATTAAAAACCGTTCCTACGCAAACTTCTACAACCTCACCTTTGGCACTTTTCACAGAAAACCAAAGAAATTTACAAGGAACACCAATTTGGTATGATTGGTTAAGGTTCAATCAAAATAGAGCTACAAAATGGCATTCTAACTTGAAGCAATACACTTTAGAATCAGATCCAACAGCTAAAGTATCTATAAAAATAATCGGAAACGAGGTTGAAGCACCAGATAGAGATAGTGGTATTGATCTAGAAGCTTCCGGTGATTTAATGGACATCATCAGTTTTGACAGCCAAATAACACCTAATAAAACGCACGGAAGAAACGCACGTTTTTACAGAGATTGGTGGCTTGGACGTTATATTACGGAATGGAGAGAACAAGCAATAAATATTGACTTCTTTAAATCCTTATACCCTAACAAACCTATTTTTGACTCCGAATGGCATGGTGTTTCCAGTAATGCTTGGCATAATTTCACCCTTGACAAAGGTTTTGTTCATTCCGGTTTATGGCACGGATTTACTACTGGTTTAGGTGTGGTTAATGCTTGGTGGTGGTATCGGGAAGACGGAACTAACGGAAGCATCAAAGGAGATTTAGAAGGCAAAACCAATACAGTTGGAAACACAATGTCGTCCCCACAACACCAACCAATTGCTTTTGAAGATTTTGGTAAAGCCATGAAAGAAATAAATGCCCTTAGCGAAACTGTTGCGACATTATCACCTACTAAAAGGGATTTTTTAATCTACTATAGTAATGAAGCAGCTTTACAAGATTTTGATTATATCCAGCAAATGGCACAAATTTATGAGGCCTTGAAATTAATGAATGTAAAAGTCGGATTCACCACGCAAAACAAAATAAATAGTCTAAATTACACTCCAAAAGCAATTATAATTCCGCCTACTTTATTCATCAAAACTAGTAGTATTACTGCATTGAATACTTTCAAAAGTAATAATAGCACTGTTGGCATTCTTGAAATTAAACGTACTGGAACTACTAATTTTATAAAAGATGAGAAAGGAACTTCAAACACTTCAAGAAGCACTAGTTTTGCAACAAAATCCTTTACTTATGATGGTTCGTTTACTTATCTTGGAACGAATACAACTCCGGATGCTGGACAAATTACAACCAATTCCGGTAATGCAAACACAATCCTAAACACATTAATAACTAGTTTAAGAACTAATTTAACGATTCCTACTCCTGTAATTGATTTTAAAATTCAAGTAGTAGGAAGCACAACAGAGTCTTTTGGGGTTTTAGCATCACAAGGAAATACTCCTGATGGAAAAGCAGTTGTTTCCCTTATAAATATGAGTTTAATTGACCAGCAAATTAAACTCCCTACTTCGGGTGTTGCATACAGCAATATGATTGACGGAACCACTGTAAGTGAGACAATTGTAATGAAACCTTATGATGTGCTGCTAGTAAAATCCGGAGTTACATTAGCAACAAAAACCTTTACTGAAGTCATAAATAAGCCTTATAAAATCTATCCAAACCCAACAAAAGACGTGGTAACTATAGAAAACATAATTGCAGGTGAATACACAATATATAATACGTTAGGGCAAAAAGTAAAGAGTGCAACAACAAACAATATTTCAATCACAATTCCTCTGGGCGACTTGAATTCTGGTGTGTATTTTATTTCTATTCCAAATACTGAAAACAAGAAGGTTTTCGAGAAAATAATTATTTCTAAATAA
- a CDS encoding 2-hydroxyacid dehydrogenase: MKQTKISFFSTQPYDKVFFEKYNADFGFQLDFIETQLNEQTVQMIQGSVVVCVFVNDVVNAVVIQELSSKKVKVIALRCAGFNNVDLAAAKKAGIRVCRVPSYSPEAVAEHAMAMILTLNRKTHKAYNRVREQNFSLNGLLGFDLHGKTVGVIGTGNIGKAFAKIILGFGCKVLAFDIAKDQDLEKLGVQYDSIETIFKTADVISLHCPLNEQTKHLINTASLSLMKKNIMVINTSRGALINTPDVIDALKNSKIGYLGIDVYEQEEKLFFKDLSEDIIQDDDIQRLMSFPNVLVTAHQAFFTNEALTQIAITTLQNVTDLLSNKDFENKAALLN; encoded by the coding sequence ATGAAGCAGACAAAAATTTCTTTTTTTTCAACTCAGCCATATGATAAAGTGTTTTTCGAAAAGTATAATGCTGATTTTGGCTTTCAATTAGATTTTATCGAAACACAATTGAATGAGCAAACTGTTCAAATGATTCAAGGCAGTGTAGTAGTCTGCGTCTTTGTTAATGACGTGGTTAATGCAGTAGTGATTCAAGAATTATCCAGCAAAAAAGTAAAGGTAATTGCCTTACGTTGTGCAGGTTTCAATAATGTAGATTTGGCTGCAGCCAAAAAAGCTGGAATACGAGTATGTCGTGTGCCGTCCTATTCTCCCGAAGCTGTTGCAGAACACGCCATGGCAATGATTTTGACTTTAAATAGAAAAACACATAAAGCTTATAATCGGGTACGCGAACAAAACTTTTCGCTCAACGGATTGCTAGGTTTCGATCTTCACGGCAAAACAGTTGGCGTTATCGGAACTGGAAATATTGGAAAAGCTTTTGCCAAAATAATTTTAGGTTTCGGTTGTAAAGTCTTGGCTTTTGATATCGCTAAAGACCAAGATTTAGAAAAATTGGGAGTGCAATACGACTCTATAGAAACAATTTTTAAAACGGCAGATGTGATTTCGCTTCATTGCCCTTTAAATGAACAAACGAAGCATCTTATTAATACAGCATCACTTTCGTTAATGAAAAAAAACATCATGGTCATCAATACCAGTAGGGGTGCTTTGATTAATACACCGGATGTTATCGACGCCTTAAAAAATTCTAAAATAGGCTATCTCGGAATTGATGTCTATGAGCAAGAAGAAAAATTATTTTTCAAAGACTTGTCAGAAGATATTATTCAAGACGATGACATTCAGCGATTAATGAGTTTTCCGAATGTTTTGGTGACAGCGCACCAAGCCTTTTTTACCAATGAAGCGCTGACCCAAATTGCTATTACGACTTTGCAAAATGTAACTGACCTGCTATCAAATAAGGATTTTGAAAATAAAGCAGCTTTGTTGAATTAA
- the htpG gene encoding molecular chaperone HtpG gives MTTGKINVSVENIFPLIKKFLYSDHEIFLRELISNGTDATSKLKHLISIGETNTEYGNPIIEVKVDKEGKKLHIIDQGIGMTADEVEKYINQLAFSGAEEFLEKYKDSAKDSGIIGHFGLGFYSAFMVASKVEIITKSYKDEPAAHWICDGSPEFSLEPADKTSRGTEIILHIAEDSLEFLEEFKINELLNKYNKFMPIPIKFGTKTETLPKPEDAPEDFVAETIELDNIINNTNPAWTIAPTELADEDYKKFYHELYPMQFEEPLFHIHLNVDYPFNLTGILYFPKLGNDMQMQKDKIQLYQNQVYVTDNVEGIVPEFLTMLKGAIDSPDIPLNVSRSSLQADGAVKKIANYITRKVADKLKSLFTEDRAEFEKKWNDIKIVLEYGMLSDDKFYEKSGAFVLYPTVDNKFFTLEELKEAIKEKQTDKDGKTVVLYAGNKEQQHAYIEIAQEKGYEVLLLDSPIISHLIQKVEGDNQNLTFVRVDSDHIDNLIKKDETTISKLSDEEQTSLKTVLEAIVPKQNYTVQLQALDSKSAPFIITQPEFMRRMKEMSQSGGGGMFGMGNMPEMYNLVVNTNSELATNILNNTDKNAQEGLVKQALDLAKLSQNLLKGEALTAFVKRSFELIK, from the coding sequence ATGACAACAGGAAAAATTAATGTTTCAGTAGAAAACATCTTCCCTTTAATCAAGAAGTTCCTATACAGTGATCACGAGATTTTCTTACGTGAATTAATTTCAAATGGGACTGATGCAACTTCAAAATTAAAACATCTTATAAGTATTGGTGAAACTAATACTGAATACGGCAATCCAATCATCGAAGTAAAAGTTGATAAAGAAGGCAAAAAACTGCATATTATCGACCAAGGTATTGGTATGACTGCTGACGAAGTAGAAAAATATATCAATCAATTGGCTTTTTCTGGAGCAGAAGAATTTCTAGAAAAATATAAAGATTCTGCTAAAGATTCTGGAATCATTGGTCATTTTGGACTTGGTTTTTACTCTGCTTTTATGGTGGCTTCTAAAGTTGAAATCATTACTAAATCATACAAAGACGAACCGGCTGCACACTGGATTTGCGATGGTAGTCCTGAATTCTCATTGGAACCAGCAGATAAAACGTCTCGCGGAACTGAAATCATCTTGCACATTGCTGAAGATTCATTAGAATTTTTAGAAGAGTTTAAAATCAATGAACTTTTAAACAAGTACAATAAGTTTATGCCTATTCCGATTAAATTTGGAACTAAAACAGAAACTTTACCAAAACCTGAAGATGCTCCTGAAGATTTTGTTGCAGAAACTATTGAACTTGACAACATTATCAACAACACCAATCCTGCTTGGACGATAGCTCCAACAGAATTAGCTGATGAGGATTATAAAAAATTCTACCATGAATTGTATCCAATGCAGTTCGAAGAACCATTATTTCACATTCACCTTAATGTAGATTATCCATTTAACCTTACTGGTATTTTGTATTTCCCTAAATTAGGTAATGATATGCAAATGCAAAAAGACAAAATTCAATTGTACCAAAACCAAGTTTACGTTACTGATAACGTAGAAGGAATTGTACCTGAATTTTTGACCATGTTAAAAGGAGCTATTGACTCTCCAGATATTCCTTTGAATGTTTCACGTTCTAGTTTGCAAGCTGACGGTGCGGTGAAAAAAATAGCAAACTATATTACTCGTAAAGTTGCCGACAAATTAAAATCTCTTTTCACAGAAGACCGTGCCGAATTTGAAAAGAAATGGAACGATATCAAAATTGTCCTTGAATACGGAATGCTTTCTGATGATAAATTCTACGAAAAATCAGGTGCTTTTGTATTGTATCCAACAGTAGACAATAAATTCTTTACACTTGAAGAGTTAAAAGAAGCAATCAAAGAAAAACAAACCGACAAAGACGGAAAAACCGTTGTATTGTACGCTGGAAACAAAGAACAACAACACGCTTATATTGAAATTGCTCAAGAAAAAGGATACGAAGTTTTATTACTTGACTCTCCTATTATCTCTCATTTAATTCAAAAAGTGGAAGGAGACAATCAAAACTTAACGTTTGTACGTGTAGATTCTGACCATATTGATAACTTAATCAAAAAAGATGAAACTACAATTTCAAAATTATCTGATGAAGAGCAAACAAGCTTAAAAACAGTTTTGGAAGCTATTGTACCCAAACAAAACTACACAGTTCAATTACAAGCTCTAGACAGCAAATCGGCTCCATTTATCATCACGCAACCAGAATTCATGCGTAGAATGAAAGAAATGAGTCAATCAGGTGGCGGCGGAATGTTCGGAATGGGAAATATGCCAGAAATGTACAATTTGGTAGTAAACACTAACTCGGAATTAGCTACTAACATTTTAAATAATACAGATAAAAATGCTCAAGAAGGTTTAGTAAAACAAGCTTTGGATTTGGCTAAATTGTCTCAAAATTTATTAAAAGGAGAGGCTTTAACTGCTTTTGTAAAAAGAAGTTTTGAGTTAATCAAATAA